The Fischerella sp. PCC 9605 genome contains a region encoding:
- a CDS encoding DUF4336 domain-containing protein, translating to MYLQTHTAHMARWHSHGSTQNLQLKNIKSRGFSLQIGFLDIMENLTDNTAIAQALTCQFVTGSSHGIERDPIELYQPINTLKPVDENIWIVDGSVVRMAMYGTTIPFSTRMTVVRLNNDELWCHSPVELTEALKKEIDTLGLVRHLISPNKIHYAHISTWAKAYPEATAWASPGVRERAAQQKIQVVFNADLTDEPPPQWANEIDQLIFRGSRFMDEVVFFHRNSATLILADLIEKFEPNKVSQNFRWLLKLAGSGDPDGKAPLDLRLTFWGRKDQARQCVEQMLQWQPRRIILSHGR from the coding sequence ATGTATTTGCAAACCCATACCGCTCATATGGCTCGCTGGCACTCTCATGGTTCAACCCAAAATTTACAGCTAAAAAACATCAAAAGCAGAGGTTTTTCACTACAAATAGGTTTTTTAGATATTATGGAAAATCTAACAGACAACACTGCGATCGCGCAAGCGCTGACTTGTCAGTTTGTCACTGGCTCATCTCATGGGATTGAACGCGACCCTATTGAGCTATATCAGCCAATCAATACTCTGAAACCCGTCGATGAAAATATTTGGATTGTTGATGGATCAGTTGTACGAATGGCAATGTATGGAACGACGATTCCTTTTTCGACTCGGATGACGGTTGTGCGGTTGAATAACGATGAATTGTGGTGTCATTCACCAGTTGAATTAACGGAAGCGTTGAAAAAGGAGATTGATACGCTCGGCTTAGTCCGCCATCTCATCTCACCCAACAAGATTCATTATGCTCACATTAGCACTTGGGCTAAAGCGTATCCAGAGGCGACAGCTTGGGCATCACCGGGCGTGCGAGAACGGGCTGCCCAACAGAAAATTCAAGTGGTTTTCAATGCTGACCTGACAGACGAACCACCTCCACAGTGGGCTAATGAAATCGACCAGTTGATTTTTCGCGGTAGTCGATTCATGGATGAAGTGGTCTTCTTTCACCGCAACAGTGCCACCCTCATTCTTGCTGACCTGATCGAGAAATTCGAGCCGAACAAAGTCAGCCAGAACTTTCGTTGGCTATTAAAGCTGGCTGGCAGTGGCGATCCGGATGGTAAAGCTCCGCTTGACTTGCGACTAACATTCTGGGGACGCAAGGATCAAGCGCGTCAGTGTGTTGAGCAGATGCTGCAATGGCAACCTAGAAGAATCATTCTCTCACATGGTCGCTAG
- a CDS encoding IS1096 element passenger TnpR family protein, with product MGAWRYWWRHQIRVEAILTPDPNQTYPICTDGKGVCPPENCGGPWGFMKAREEFFISDG from the coding sequence ATGGGTGCATGGCGCTATTGGTGGCGGCATCAAATCAGAGTAGAAGCGATACTTACTCCAGATCCAAACCAAACTTACCCAATCTGCACTGATGGTAAAGGAGTTTGTCCCCCAGAAAACTGTGGTGGTCCTTGGGGCTTCATGAAAGCAAGGGAAGAGTTTTTTATTTCTGACGGTTAG
- a CDS encoding translocation/assembly module TamB domain-containing protein: MRDFPVAVLRSVIPGVREASPLENRLNNLGAIAGDISANLVIDLAENLTESSVVGDVAISQPRVGSFAADVLQGRIRYEDGAFTLREGELRQGESSISLSGDLQGEGSSQFQFQINFDRARIENVLPALGIFDLQDLAGGTPPTLTGAETLQTVSVGLPESSLLTQLRRFSEIEALLQQQRHQQHQASPLPPLAALNGTISGNIEVSGSLQPGTQPAFNVSFNLLGQDWVWGNFTIIDEVVAQGTYDNGVLTLLPLRVDLGEGAIAFTGQLEQEELSGQVRVTALPLSLIKPFLPPQSPLEVAGRLNALVTVAGSLENPRAIGEVALVEGSVNDQSVESAQLSFSYNDARLNFGSTVLIAQTQPVEITGSIPLALPFAAVVPQSDRISLQANVQDEGLALLNLFTDQVTWVKGQGQLNVQVQGTLNQPVVMGKAVVENATFKAQALPER; encoded by the coding sequence GTGCGCGACTTCCCTGTGGCGGTGTTGAGAAGTGTTATTCCAGGCGTTCGCGAAGCGTCTCCTTTGGAGAATCGCTTGAACAATCTAGGCGCGATCGCTGGGGATATATCCGCCAACCTAGTTATCGATCTAGCAGAAAACCTAACCGAGTCTAGTGTGGTGGGGGATGTAGCGATTTCTCAACCGCGAGTTGGCTCTTTTGCAGCAGATGTCTTGCAAGGACGCATTCGTTATGAAGATGGTGCTTTTACGTTGAGAGAAGGTGAATTGCGGCAAGGCGAGAGCAGCATCTCCCTCAGTGGCGATCTACAAGGTGAAGGCTCGAGCCAATTTCAATTCCAAATTAACTTTGATCGAGCCAGAATTGAAAACGTCTTGCCAGCTCTGGGTATCTTCGACTTGCAAGATCTTGCTGGTGGTACGCCACCCACATTAACTGGTGCAGAAACACTACAAACTGTATCTGTTGGTTTACCAGAAAGCTCCTTATTAACACAACTGCGGCGATTCTCTGAAATTGAAGCTCTTCTACAACAACAGCGTCATCAACAGCACCAAGCGTCTCCCTTGCCTCCACTGGCGGCTTTAAACGGTACTATCAGCGGCAATATTGAAGTATCTGGCTCTTTGCAGCCAGGAACCCAACCAGCATTTAATGTCAGCTTTAATCTTCTCGGTCAGGACTGGGTATGGGGCAACTTCACAATAATTGATGAAGTTGTCGCCCAAGGAACTTATGACAATGGTGTTTTAACTTTACTTCCCTTGCGGGTTGACTTGGGTGAGGGAGCGATCGCTTTTACCGGACAGCTGGAACAGGAAGAACTATCGGGACAGGTACGAGTTACAGCACTGCCACTATCGCTCATAAAACCTTTTCTACCGCCACAATCCCCCTTAGAGGTGGCAGGGAGATTAAATGCACTTGTCACTGTTGCAGGCAGTTTAGAAAATCCCAGAGCGATTGGGGAAGTAGCGCTGGTAGAGGGGAGTGTAAACGATCAATCTGTCGAGTCAGCCCAACTCAGCTTTAGTTACAACGATGCACGGTTGAATTTTGGCAGTACGGTACTGATAGCACAGACGCAACCAGTAGAAATAACAGGTAGTATTCCCTTAGCGTTGCCGTTTGCTGCTGTTGTGCCCCAGAGCGATCGCATTAGCCTGCAAGCTAATGTGCAAGATGAAGGCTTGGCACTATTGAATTTATTCACTGACCAGGTGACTTGGGTTAAAGGTCAAGGGCAACTGAATGTTCAAGTACAGGGGACTCTAAACCAACCAGTGGTAATGGGGAAAGCGGTAGTTGAGAATGCTACTTTTAAGGCGCAAGCTTTACCCGAACGTTAA
- a CDS encoding IS1096 element passenger TnpR family protein, translated as MIWRRVKVSSDSTIEDLHYTIQLAMGWEDIHLHHFIVHGKYYGITQPGGTIFSDAAKQPLRERACEVKLASLGLREKEKSFYTNMTSVYAH; from the coding sequence ATGATTTGGCGACGGGTCAAAGTCAGCAGCGACAGCACAATAGAAGACTTGCATTACACGATTCAACTGGCAATGGGGTGGGAGGATATTCACCTGCACCATTTCATCGTCCACGGTAAGTATTATGGGATTACCCAACCAGGTGGAACCATTTTTAGCGATGCTGCAAAGCAGCCGCTACGCGAACGCGCCTGTGAGGTAAAACTCGCGTCCCTTGGGTTGAGGGAGAAAGAAAAAAGTTTTTATACGAATATGACTTCAGTATATGCCCATTAA
- a CDS encoding tyrosine-type recombinase/integrase, with amino-acid sequence MTVSVESNIESSYRIVSLISPEIFRSPDTVGGIVERAGQLAGLPFRVHAHMLRHGTGSYLANRGTDTRTIQSYLGHKNIQHTVRYTELASVRFQGLWDD; translated from the coding sequence ATGACTGTTTCAGTAGAATCCAACATTGAGTCATCTTATCGCATTGTGTCCCTCATCTCCCCCGAAATTTTTCGCTCTCCTGATACTGTTGGTGGAATTGTTGAACGGGCTGGTCAGTTAGCTGGTCTACCTTTTAGAGTTCATGCTCATATGCTACGGCATGGAACGGGTTCTTATCTGGCTAATCGAGGTACTGACACCCGGACAATTCAGAGTTACTTAGGACATAAAAACATTCAGCACACAGTGCGTTATACCGAACTTGCATCTGTCAGGTTTCAAGGTCTTTGGGATGATTAA
- a CDS encoding DUF748 domain-containing protein: MTRPPSLDDRPETSSHRHLRLLLFSRTSIAIGAILLVAIVGGVWWGWIFINQRLVPLVEKNLNQLLGRPVQIGEVERFSLNSLRFGSMSIPATPTDPDRLAAKAVEVGFDLKQLLFNRTLELNVTLVQPNVYMAQAKNGQWVSTQINTQEGSGFIQTDLETIRVQNADVVLVPNPEPGKPKGAVAIANVDGIALFLEQNQRIKFELTGQPKTGGKLTIAGETRPATLQQTTLNIQARNLLAADLSRLINLPINLQSGRVDGDIKVQLQPEGQQPAIFGTASLENVTAQIANISQLFTNTQGKLQFQGQKIALENVNTRYGKIPVQISGTLNTQTWQARPNCLYP; this comes from the coding sequence ATGACACGCCCTCCGAGTTTAGACGATCGACCTGAAACTAGTTCTCATCGACATTTACGGCTGCTTCTATTCAGCCGTACCAGTATTGCTATAGGTGCAATTCTACTCGTAGCAATTGTGGGAGGCGTATGGTGGGGTTGGATCTTTATCAATCAAAGGTTAGTACCGCTAGTTGAGAAAAATCTCAACCAGTTACTAGGGCGACCTGTGCAAATAGGGGAAGTCGAAAGATTTTCACTTAATAGTCTGCGGTTTGGTTCAATGTCAATCCCGGCTACTCCCACCGATCCAGATCGCTTAGCAGCAAAGGCAGTAGAAGTAGGGTTCGACCTAAAGCAACTGCTTTTTAACCGGACATTAGAACTAAACGTCACTTTAGTTCAGCCAAATGTTTACATGGCACAGGCGAAAAATGGGCAATGGGTTTCTACCCAAATTAATACTCAAGAAGGGTCTGGTTTCATTCAAACTGACTTGGAAACGATCCGGGTACAGAATGCTGATGTGGTGTTAGTGCCAAATCCCGAACCAGGCAAGCCTAAAGGTGCAGTCGCGATTGCTAACGTTGACGGTATTGCACTATTCTTAGAACAAAATCAGCGGATTAAATTTGAGCTAACTGGTCAACCTAAAACAGGGGGCAAACTCACGATCGCTGGAGAAACGCGCCCTGCTACATTGCAACAGACAACTCTTAATATCCAAGCGCGAAATTTACTCGCAGCCGATCTGAGCCGATTAATTAATTTGCCCATTAATCTACAATCGGGTCGAGTCGATGGTGATATCAAGGTGCAATTACAACCAGAAGGGCAGCAACCAGCTATTTTTGGGACGGCTAGCCTGGAAAATGTCACTGCTCAAATTGCAAACATTTCCCAACTCTTCACCAACACCCAAGGAAAGCTACAATTCCAAGGGCAGAAGATTGCCCTAGAAAACGTCAATACACGCTACGGCAAAATTCCCGTGCAGATTAGCGGGACACTAAATACCCAAACATGGCAAGCAAGACCGAATTGCCTTTACCCTTAA
- a CDS encoding Pepco domain-containing protein: MKEKSVAATEDIDALSAQKLSVEINGEGKISLLGIGSAKAGGKGAMTFKFKRK; the protein is encoded by the coding sequence GTGAAGGAAAAATCAGTAGCTGCAACTGAAGACATAGATGCTCTTTCTGCTCAAAAGTTATCTGTAGAAATTAACGGTGAAGGAAAAATCAGTCTGCTTGGGATTGGTAGCGCCAAAGCTGGGGGTAAAGGTGCGATGACATTTAAATTCAAGCGCAAATAA
- a CDS encoding alpha-ketoglutarate-dependent dioxygenase AlkB family protein, with the protein MLEPLPWTAALQELRLRIELETSYRFNIVLCNRYRDGKDSVGWHNDNEPSMGTSPAIASISLGATRKFQMRLKSGRSITDFWLEHGSLFLMKPGCQESWVHQVPKTSRAIGERINLTFRPHVNGSQS; encoded by the coding sequence TTGCTAGAACCGCTACCTTGGACGGCTGCTTTGCAGGAATTGCGATTGCGTATTGAACTAGAGACTAGTTATCGATTCAACATCGTACTTTGCAACCGCTACCGTGACGGAAAAGACTCGGTTGGTTGGCACAACGATAACGAGCCAAGTATGGGGACTTCTCCTGCAATTGCCTCAATCAGTCTAGGGGCGACCCGTAAATTCCAAATGCGCTTAAAGAGCGGGCGAAGCATAACCGATTTTTGGTTGGAGCATGGCAGCTTATTTTTAATGAAACCAGGATGCCAAGAAAGCTGGGTTCATCAAGTACCAAAAACCTCACGCGCCATTGGCGAAAGGATTAATTTAACTTTTCGGCCCCATGTTAATGGTAGTCAGAGCTAG
- a CDS encoding transposase, producing MDKPRSAVRSRIDWKYALGLELTDPGFDFSVLSEFRSRLIDGSHERQLLDLMLSCFVEKGLLKSPKQQRTDSSDILASIRVLSRLENIGETLRYALNTVFCCCTKLAANNSSQTRMVRTLWKKI from the coding sequence ATAGACAAGCCTAGAAGTGCTGTTCGTAGTCGAATCGATTGGAAGTATGCTTTGGGACTAGAATTAACCGACCCTGGTTTTGATTTTTCAGTTTTAAGCGAGTTCCGTTCTCGGTTAATTGATGGCTCGCACGAGAGGCAACTGCTTGATTTGATGCTTTCTTGTTTTGTTGAAAAAGGCTTGCTCAAATCTCCTAAACAACAACGTACAGACTCATCTGATATTCTCGCATCTATTCGTGTATTGAGCCGCTTGGAAAATATAGGTGAAACTCTACGTTATGCCTTGAATACAGTCTTCTGTTGTTGCACCAAATTGGCTGCAAACAATAGTTCCCAAACCAGAATGGTACGAACGTTATGGAAGAAAATTTGA
- a CDS encoding transposase has product MSSSWTNRLNLYSQPVVVARFKKSDCQNCPSRLDCTKDKTGVRTLTLRPKELHEALFNARVRQETPEFKEQYAKRSGVEGTISQATRVFGLRRCRNPWICQN; this is encoded by the coding sequence TTGTCTAGCTCTTGGACAAATCGTTTAAATCTTTATTCTCAACCAGTTGTTGTAGCCAGGTTTAAAAAATCTGATTGTCAGAATTGTCCATCACGTCTTGATTGTACAAAAGATAAAACCGGAGTCAGAACCTTAACTTTACGTCCCAAAGAATTACATGAAGCCCTTTTTAATGCTAGAGTGCGGCAAGAAACTCCTGAATTTAAGGAGCAGTATGCTAAAAGATCTGGTGTTGAGGGTACCATATCTCAAGCAACCAGAGTTTTTGGCTTGCGTCGATGTCGAAACCCGTGGATTTGCCAAAACTAA
- a CDS encoding aerolysin family beta-barrel pore-forming toxin produces the protein MYQLAGFRDVEDLKWKVASDPNVIRALASFAHMLGFGWCGGTRSQAVGEDFDVRKDGDRYVLQAHYNSSDPYHDGYWADKRLRITLSNFRIGFDPRSFVYGTPVIKDLAPAAIASYLARNESNTEDSVTKTFTFQLSETVTHTTNYSFTEGIKVSVKWGAKIPFFGGGETTTEFSFSATQGWSDSTATNYGQQDTSTYTGKLPARSQRLIRLIANRVSSDITYSAVAQIGFDIEFYGFLRWSGNARSDHPQDRPFVTLSFGNSTYNGLEDIWDKWTHREITGYWGWDWGWMQQNFGGWLDNTMNFIGGGIGAPTSGKFNDVKGTYVYTSADDPQPIPRSAMAESTPGMTELVAVGALEAARMATITATRETLREVSGLNVHIADELLLHTDEIPGARVIGIE, from the coding sequence ATGTACCAACTGGCAGGCTTTCGTGATGTTGAAGATTTGAAGTGGAAAGTTGCAAGTGATCCCAACGTCATTCGTGCACTCGCAAGTTTTGCCCACATGCTCGGTTTTGGATGGTGTGGTGGAACGAGAAGCCAAGCAGTCGGAGAAGACTTTGATGTTAGGAAAGACGGCGACCGTTACGTTTTGCAAGCTCACTACAACAGTTCAGACCCATATCATGATGGTTATTGGGCAGACAAGCGTTTGCGTATCACTCTATCGAACTTTCGGATTGGATTCGATCCGAGAAGCTTCGTTTATGGTACCCCTGTGATCAAAGATTTGGCACCAGCTGCAATTGCTAGTTATCTTGCGCGCAACGAGAGCAATACAGAGGATTCTGTTACCAAAACCTTTACATTCCAACTTTCGGAGACAGTCACACATACTACTAATTATTCCTTTACAGAAGGAATAAAGGTTTCAGTAAAATGGGGTGCTAAAATACCATTTTTTGGTGGAGGTGAGACAACTACCGAGTTTTCATTTTCTGCGACCCAAGGTTGGTCTGACTCTACGGCAACAAATTACGGACAGCAAGATACTTCTACATACACAGGCAAGCTGCCAGCACGATCGCAACGGCTAATTCGATTAATTGCTAATCGTGTATCTTCCGACATTACCTATTCAGCTGTAGCCCAAATCGGTTTCGATATCGAATTTTACGGTTTTCTTCGTTGGTCGGGAAATGCTCGTTCTGACCATCCTCAGGATAGACCATTCGTTACTTTAAGCTTTGGTAACAGTACCTACAATGGTCTAGAGGACATATGGGACAAGTGGACACACCGCGAGATTACGGGATATTGGGGCTGGGATTGGGGGTGGATGCAACAAAATTTTGGAGGATGGCTCGACAATACGATGAATTTCATTGGTGGCGGGATTGGTGCGCCAACATCGGGTAAGTTTAATGATGTCAAGGGAACATATGTCTATACGTCCGCTGACGACCCTCAACCTATCCCAAGATCTGCTATGGCAGAATCAACTCCAGGAATGACAGAACTAGTAGCCGTGGGTGCGCTAGAAGCAGCACGTATGGCGACTATTACTGCAACTCGCGAAACGTTACGAGAAGTCTCAGGACTAAACGTACACATCGCTGACGAACTTCTTCTTCATACTGACGAAATCCCTGGAGCTAGGGTGATAGGAATCGAGTGA
- a CDS encoding Pepco domain-containing protein: MKGFLQAMREMLDEAEQPNSKMQLDEVELSVEINGEGKISSCN; the protein is encoded by the coding sequence ATGAAGGGATTTCTGCAAGCAATGAGAGAAATGTTGGATGAAGCGGAACAGCCTAATTCAAAAATGCAGTTGGATGAGGTGGAGTTATCTGTAGAAATTAACGGTGAAGGAAAAATCAGTAGCTGCAACTGA
- a CDS encoding translocation/assembly module TamB domain-containing protein, which translates to MTGTVQFNGDRIIVPSIQAQYNREFVTASGILPIFATPQTQQQATNNPLTISMNDLNVDLAGLYQGGVSGNAVITGTALSPNLGGTIRLSDGKILVGGTEAAPTSKPANTTTANATPSTQSPID; encoded by the coding sequence GTGACGGGAACGGTACAGTTTAATGGCGATCGCATCATTGTCCCAAGCATCCAAGCGCAATACAATCGGGAATTCGTCACGGCTTCAGGCATCCTGCCGATTTTTGCCACTCCTCAAACCCAACAGCAAGCAACAAATAATCCCCTAACTATATCGATGAACGATTTGAATGTCGATTTAGCAGGACTGTATCAGGGAGGAGTCAGTGGCAATGCCGTCATTACAGGCACAGCCCTATCTCCGAATCTTGGTGGTACGATTCGACTGAGCGACGGAAAAATATTAGTTGGGGGAACCGAAGCGGCTCCTACTTCTAAACCAGCTAATACAACCACAGCCAATGCAACCCCATCAACTCAGTCGCCCATAGACTGA
- a CDS encoding site-2 protease family protein — translation MLPYWAHELSHCFVARAKGIPVEGITLFAFGGVSRTRMDAENPGDEFQIAGVGPLTSVVLAALFGLLYWIGSSAGWSVAINLVSKYLASINLILAIFNLLPGFHLDGGRLFRAIVWKIAGNLKKATRIASWGGKFFSYLIIALGVVQLFGGFILNGLWLILIGWFLNNAADYSYQQLVLRTSLEGVRVGELMTRSPSSVPPNLTLRELVDEYFLQQRYQAYPVTQNGQLLGIITILHSYMPKGGKYV, via the coding sequence TTGCTTCCCTATTGGGCGCACGAGCTTTCCCACTGTTTCGTAGCAAGAGCCAAAGGCATCCCAGTAGAGGGGATTACACTATTTGCGTTTGGTGGGGTATCGCGTACCCGTATGGATGCTGAGAATCCGGGTGATGAGTTTCAAATTGCTGGTGTAGGACCGCTGACTAGTGTGGTACTTGCCGCATTATTTGGTTTACTTTACTGGATAGGCAGCAGTGCGGGCTGGAGTGTTGCTATTAACTTAGTGAGCAAATATCTCGCTTCGATCAATTTAATCCTCGCGATCTTCAATCTGCTACCTGGTTTTCACCTAGATGGCGGTCGCCTATTCCGTGCCATTGTTTGGAAGATCGCGGGTAACTTGAAAAAAGCTACGCGCATTGCTTCATGGGGTGGAAAATTCTTTAGTTATCTAATTATTGCTCTAGGAGTCGTGCAACTGTTTGGCGGTTTCATCCTCAACGGTTTATGGTTAATCTTAATTGGCTGGTTTTTAAACAATGCCGCAGATTACAGCTACCAACAGCTAGTACTGCGGACAAGTTTGGAGGGAGTGCGAGTAGGCGAGTTAATGACGCGATCGCCCTCTAGTGTGCCACCCAATTTAACTCTTCGGGAATTAGTCGATGAATACTTTCTCCAGCAACGTTACCAGGCTTACCCAGTCACTCAGAATGGGCAGCTTTTAGGAATCATCACTATACTTCATTCCTATATGCCAAAAGGAGGTAAATATGTCTAA